From the Musa acuminata AAA Group cultivar baxijiao chromosome BXJ3-1, Cavendish_Baxijiao_AAA, whole genome shotgun sequence genome, the window tttccattcaaactaatcatgcgagaaatattactggcctccatgttcaaatacaaaaattaaatcaccaaaaccccgctctgataccagttgattgggatataaagaggaataacctttgtatatgaacaaatactagaagaccataatacacagcggaataaaatggaaacacaatcaaacagaacaccaagatatatgtggaaaaccccttcaatgtgaagggtaaaaaccacggggcaaattagagataatccactatgagaataatgaatatacaaatctcaatctcttgcccaaaatcctagcaacaaccacaagagaataactgggatacaaggatcacgtcactgcccacaatatataaaacctccccaagtaatcacagcaagagtctactgtagatttgatctaacctgagatgagaacactgctagatgattgagaacagtatctctgcgttgtccttgtcttcttccctttctttctcttccttttctgccttgttctccttattctctttggaatcccgtggccctcaagatctgcctcgttgctgcctttttatagcctttttctgcttctaaaacgcagccaccataccccccttatcttaattagggttaggttaagagggagtgtggactgtgggctgccctagcccacatgggctgaatatgggctatcaggccAACACTCGACGCATCTATTCTCTATACCATAGAGGACCGATGCAGATCTGTCGTCCTCTACGTTATGCCTTCGTTGCTTCATTTCGTTGAAGAGTGCCCCAATTAGTAGACTGTCATATGCTGCTTGGTGACGGATCCCTACGGGTTCAAAGTTCAATAACCTTGATAGTCCCACCAAACCAATCTCTCCCCGACGCAGTCCTCCACAAAATCGAGTATATATTTGAGATCATAAATCTGGCCGAAGATGGTCCTCACCAAATCAGAGAACTCGTTCAAGGTGTTGGGCAATGGGGCTCGGGTGATCATCTTTATCACAAAAGCCACGTCGTAGAGTCCGTGAAACGTAACATACTTGGAGCTGTAGGGTTGGCAGAAGAGCTTCACGCATACTAGATAGGCGCACAGCCGCGCGTCGATGCCGTGTCGTCGGTATTGCTGGAAGTCGTGCCCGCTCTGTGCCAACAACTCGATGGAGTCGGGAGAGGAAGCATCCACATCGGGATCGAAATCCGAAAAATTGAACTGCCAACAGCACCCCGGCCATGGGGTGTTGCCGCCTTCGTCGAACAAGGCGACGCCCAGCTGGATCAGGTGCATGTTATCCACGTTGTGCTTCACGTCATTGTATCTTTCTTCTTCGGTGGGCATTGCGAGGGGTGTCGCGAATGAACCCCGGGAACTCCGTATCGATTGCTACTATCGGGTAGGAGCCACGGAGACTGAGGATGAGCTCCAAGTGCTCCACAAGGTTTGCCTTTCCCACGTTGATGGCCATGGCAAGCTGCACCACTCTCTCTGTCGCTTTCTCTTACTTTCTCTTTCGCTTTCGCGCTCTCTCTTCACTAGCAGTAGTGTATGTACTTTGGGGTCACCCTCTTTGGTGTTTATATAGACGATTTCCCGACGCATAACACAGATTTCTAACATTATTCATTGTATTAAGACGATGTTATAATTATTACTTTTTCTATTCATTTTGTATTGCCTACATTGCTAGCTCCCTTTCATCACCAAAAATTGTTTGCCTAGCAATTGGTTCTACGTTCCATATTAACCTTGCTACTTCATtaattcccttcccttctctaccaAAAATATGTGTGATTCACCAACTTTCTCAGCTTATCCCTCATTTTATTCCTCACCTACCACAATGGATTAATTTTACTGCTCATCATCGTCATTAATCCTAGACCGATCAATATTAAGTTGTGCCTCCCACAATGGTTTAATTAGGGCTTTCCTATTCCACATGTATTTGACTGACATCCTTTTCCCTTCCATTCGTTCCGTGTTTTGGTTTCCTTGATGATCGAGGACAAAGGCCGCAACTTTGTCTCTCACTAGACCACATCATATTAACCCATTGCTTCAAATCCTTCCCTTCCTCGTGCAATTGCCTGCCCCTTTAACCAATTAGGGAAATACTTCTAATTCTTTGTTCACATATATtccatataattttgaaaaacatGCCATGTGGGAAAATATGATtaataattcctttttttttttcttcaaacacAAAAAGCAGTTGCTAGTATTTTCAATACCCATATTGGTCGATCTATCTAAGATTAGGAGCAACGCTGCGATTAACTTTCAACAAAAGACCTTCACCCTTAGCATAGTAGGAAGATGTCAAACCTTTCAagcttatatataaataaatctatTGGCTGACTTGGTAGATGCAACCCCATTCTAATCATACTTCCATTTCATGCCTAAGTATCATCACTTGGAATAAGAAAGATATCATAATTGATATAAAAAATTCACTTGAATCTAAAATTGCATTGACCAATTTCTTTAACATGTTAAATAAATTTGAATTTGCATGGTTGGTTGATTCCTTTTAGATTTTGCGTCGATAGAGACATGTTGGGTCGATAGTGACCAACTTCTTTAACATGTTACATAAAAACTCGGATATATGTGTATGCACTAATCATAAATTTAAAGAAATATATACAAAACACAATAACTCACGGTCCCATTTGATATTGGGAATTACTATGGGCTCTATTCCCTTAAGCCTAACTTCAGAACAGAACAGTTTGATATACTCTGTAATCAATAACGATATGATCAAGTTGTAATTGTCAAGAAAATAATGCGATCCCGTAAGCGGGGACAACCAATCCGCCGCTTGCGGCCTCTGTTTCATGGAGAAAGCGATCGTCCGTCGTCGCCCTGAACAGCGAATGCAGGCAGATGATCACTGTTCCGATCATGATGGCTCCGAAGACGGTCGGTCCGACATTGGAGAAGATGAGAGCGAAGATCATGGCCACGGAGAGCACGCCGAGGATGGTCCCGTCGGTGATCGGGCGGCCGCAGAGGACGACCGGCCGGTCGCGGGTGAAGTAGAGGAAGAACCAGGCGGCGGTGAGGGCGATGAAGGCGAACAGGGAGGCAGGGTGCCAGAGGAGGGAGACGGCGAGGACGGAGAGGCAGAAGAGGGTGTAGTTGGTGCGGAAGTAGGCTCTGTTATGGCGGAGGCGGAAGCCAGCGTCGCCGGCGCTGGAGGGGCGAGCGAGGGCGGTGACGTCGAGAAGCTGCAGCCACGGGCGCTGGGCGGAGATCAGGGCCCTGCCGTGCTCCTTAAAGCTGGAGACCAGGTCGGCGGCCCCGGCGGCGGGAGAGGACGCGTTAGGCGGCGCGGGGGCCGGAGAAGGGTGAGCCTCCGAGACGGAAGGCCGCGATGGGGGCACGGGCGCTGGATCGGGGTAGGCGGAGATGGGAACGTAGGCGGGCGGCGATGTATTGTGCATCTCGGCAGCTCCTCCAACCACTGATTCCTTCTTCTGCCACCACGGTGGCAGGAGAGAGAGGGGAGATGCAGGAAGAACCCAGAGAGAGTGGCAGATGACAAATAAGCGGCCAAATAGGCAACGTGTGGTAAACGCATTCTCGCCCGATTTGGTCGAGTCACCCCGAAAAGTTGGCCAGCTGATATGGTGTCTCTCATGCGTTAGTCGGTCCCGAGGATTTTACTTTCTCAGTTGTGTTTACCAAAATTGCATGTAGTCAGTTGTTTCTGTTTTTACACCTaccaatttaattatttataaaaagccattgattgtctcttttttttttacttaagagCCCCTATTTTCATATTTTAACTGGGTCTAGGAGTgcccttctttatttttattttgattcatgtCTCATGCGTTAGTAACCTTATTTATTGGCAATTCAAATCAATGAGCTCCGATTTCCTAATAGGAATCATTCGTTCAACATTATTGTGAGTGGTTTAAGTCGGTAAGCCCTAATACCTTATGTATTTCATAATTCCAAAACTATCTAGTTAGGCAATTTCGTGATGTTAGAACCTTATGTATTTTATGTTTTCGATAATTTTTAGATGGATAGTTCAAGTCAACAAGCTTAAATGCCCTCATGCGCCTTATGTATCAAATGCCGTCGGACATCTTATATCCCTTATGTGACTGGCTCAAGTTGACATGTCTTGACCCTCATATGTCTCATGCGTCCAATATACCCGATGCGAGTCATTCAACTCATCAAATTTCACTATCCTCGTGTGTCTCATATGATCAACAAAACCAAAATGGGTGATTCAAATTAGTATACTTCTAATGCTCTCATGCCTCTCATACATTCAACACTCCCTATGCATGTTATTCAAGTCAACACGCTCTGATCCTAAAAGCATCACATGCATGTGACACCCACTATGGCAGTGACTCAAGATAACATACCCATATGCCATTATGTGTTTCATGTATATGACATTCCTATGTGAGCGATTCAAGTCAGCATGCTCTAATGCCTAATGTCTCATGCGTCTAGTATCCCCTATGTAAGTAGTTTGA encodes:
- the LOC135629173 gene encoding probable CCR4-associated factor 1 homolog 11; translation: MPTEEERYNDVKHNVDNMHLIQLGVALFDEGGNTPWPGCCWQFNFSDFDPDVDASSPDSIELLAQSGHDFQQYRRHGIDARLCAYLVCVKLFCQPYSSKYVTFHGLYDVAFVIKMITRAPLPNTLNEFSDLVRTIFGQIYDLKYILDFVEDCVGERLVWWDYQGY
- the LOC135629174 gene encoding PRA1 family protein F3-like; this translates as MHNTSPPAYVPISAYPDPAPVPPSRPSVSEAHPSPAPAPPNASSPAAGAADLVSSFKEHGRALISAQRPWLQLLDVTALARPSSAGDAGFRLRHNRAYFRTNYTLFCLSVLAVSLLWHPASLFAFIALTAAWFFLYFTRDRPVVLCGRPITDGTILGVLSVAMIFALIFSNVGPTVFGAIMIGTVIICLHSLFRATTDDRFLHETEAASGGLVVPAYGIALFS